AAAGTCCGTTCATAAGGAAAGAATTATCGAAAACTTTAATATCTTTAACTTTGAAATGAGTAGGGAAGATATGGAAAGGATTGCTACGTTGGATTCCAAAGAGAGTTTAATCTTATCCCTTCACGATCCTGAAAACGTGGAACGGCTCAGCAACATGAAAATTCGCAACTAATTTTGGGGAGGCCTTATCACAAAATGCTCAAACCCAACAACACTATGTTCACGTAACAGTACCCAAGTCCTTCCCATATATCGATTCAATTCCACATATAAACATATGCATATAGAACTGATTAATGGTTATAATGGCAGAGAAGTGTGTGAAAAAGTAAACTGAAAGAACGGTATTTAAGATGGTAAGTTAATTACTAGGACATATTGAATCTTTTCTTAAGCACATATTGTCAACAGGGGGAAACATGGAGTTAAGAGTGCTTCGTTATTTTCTTACAGTCGCTCGTTTGGAAAGTATTACGCATGCAGCAAATGTACTACATGTAACACAGCCGACATTAAGCAGACAATTAGCTGACTTAGAAAAAAATTTAGGAACTCAATTGCTTATTCGCGGTAAAAAAAAGGTGTCATTAACGGATGCTGGCATGCTTTTACGTCAGAGGGCAGAAGAAATCCTAACGATTGCGGATAAAACAGAGAGAGAATTCAAAGATCAAAATAATCTGGTTGGAGGGACTATCTCTATAGGAAGCGTCGAATCACTAACATCGCATTATTTATTTCAAACATTAAAAGCTTTTCATGAAGAGTATCCACAGGTTAATTATTATATTTATAGCGGAACAGGGGATGATATAAAGGAAAAAATAGACAAAGGATTACTTGAAATTGGGATTTTATTAGAGCCCATAAATATTGAAAAATACGATTTCATCAGATTGCCTCAAAAGGAACGATGGGGAATTCTAACACAGGCTTCATCCCCTCTTGCACAAAAAGAATATGTTACTCCCAATGATCTTGTTGGAGTTCCTTTACTTCTTTCTAGTCGTCCAACAGTACAAAATGAAATTGCTAATTGGTTTGCTGATGAATATGAAAATATACATGTTCTAGCCACATACAACTTAATTTCTAACATAGTTAATTTTGTAGATAATGGTATGGGAACTGCTATTTGTATTGAAGGTGCTCTTGCGATGACAGGTTCAAAACATCTTTGCTTCAGACCATTTTTTCCAGAACTCAAATTTAGTTGTGTTATTGTTTGGAAGAAACACAAGATTTTTAACCAGGCTACTTCTCACTTAATTCAATTAATCAAGTATGCCTCACAAGCATAATAAAACATAGATTATAGGTATTGGATAAGGTTATTTATCTAGTGATATCTTAAAGGTGCAGCTTGAATGAAGCCTTTAAATATTACTGATAAATAACTTTTTTTATTTAGCAGGTAAAGTTGTTTATGTTTAATAAATAAAAGGCGTAATTCATTGTTCAACAACAAGAAGAGGGGGCATTTTCTAATGAGCAAAAAATATGAAAAATTAGCTCAGGATATTGTAGAGAAGATTGGTGGTAGTGAAAATGTATCAACACTAACTCATTGTATGACAAGGCTTAGATTCGCACTAAACCAAAATAAAAAAGCCGATCAAGACGCTATTAAAGCTTTAGATGGCGTGATTGATGCGATTGAAAGCGGCGGACAATTTCAGGTGGTTATTGGCACCCATGTTGAAGAAGTATATGAGGAAGTGATCAAATATATAAAACATGCAGAAAATATAAATGATACATTATCTAACGAAAAAAATGTAAGCGTTTTTGGCAAATTAATCGATTTTATTTCAGGTACATTCAGTCCAATCGTTCCGGCTATTGCAGGCGCGGGAATGATAAAAGCGCTATTGGCTTTGCTGATCTTATTTAATGTAGTTTCAAAAGCGTCACAAACTTACTATGTAATCAATTTCATGTCGGATGCCATTTTTTATTTCTTACCCTTCTTATTAGCATATTCGGCTGCAAACAAATTAAAATGCAGCCCTGTACTGGCACTTGTGTTGGCTGGGATATTGCTTCATCCGAATCTGGATCTATTGAGAACTGCGGGTAATAATGTTAGCGTTTTTAATATTCCATTGACACTTGTTGCTTACAGTTCATCGGTTGTTCCGATTCTATTAACCGTGTGGGCGCAATCCTACATTGAACCATTCTTTAAAAGAGTCATTCCTAACGCTGTAAAAATTATTTTTGTTCCGATGTTTACCATTCTGGTTGTTGGATTTATTTCCTTAACTGCACTAGGACCGCTAGGTTCTTTCTTCGGAACATATTTGGCAATGGGGTTTGATTTTTTGGGATCGCACGGAGCATGGGTGGTCATTTTCATAATTGCAACCTTCTGGCCACTCCTTGTTATGTTTGGACTTCATCACAGTATCGTTCCGTTATCATTGGCTCAAATCACGACATTGGGATATGAAAATATCATTGGACCTGGAGCCATGATATCCAATATTTCGCAAGGTGTAGCCGCGTTGATTGTCAGTTGGAGAACAAAGGATACAGTATCCAAGCAAATCTCCACTACAAGTGGAATTACAGGCTTAATGGGAATTACAGAAGCAGCACTTTACGGTGTTAATTTACCTAAAAAATATCCTCTTGTTGCGGCTATGATTGGATCCGCTGCTGGAGGGCTTTACGCAGGGGTTATGAAAGTTTCACGTTATGCAACAGGTTCATCAGGGCTTCCAGCTATTCCGCTTTATATTGGAGAAAACATTTGGAATTTCTATAATATACTCATCGCATTATTAATTACAACGGTTATAACTGCAGTGCTTACCTATTTAT
The Paenibacillus peoriae DNA segment above includes these coding regions:
- a CDS encoding LysR family transcriptional regulator; this encodes MELRVLRYFLTVARLESITHAANVLHVTQPTLSRQLADLEKNLGTQLLIRGKKKVSLTDAGMLLRQRAEEILTIADKTEREFKDQNNLVGGTISIGSVESLTSHYLFQTLKAFHEEYPQVNYYIYSGTGDDIKEKIDKGLLEIGILLEPINIEKYDFIRLPQKERWGILTQASSPLAQKEYVTPNDLVGVPLLLSSRPTVQNEIANWFADEYENIHVLATYNLISNIVNFVDNGMGTAICIEGALAMTGSKHLCFRPFFPELKFSCVIVWKKHKIFNQATSHLIQLIKYASQA
- a CDS encoding beta-glucoside-specific PTS transporter subunit IIABC, with product MSKKYEKLAQDIVEKIGGSENVSTLTHCMTRLRFALNQNKKADQDAIKALDGVIDAIESGGQFQVVIGTHVEEVYEEVIKYIKHAENINDTLSNEKNVSVFGKLIDFISGTFSPIVPAIAGAGMIKALLALLILFNVVSKASQTYYVINFMSDAIFYFLPFLLAYSAANKLKCSPVLALVLAGILLHPNLDLLRTAGNNVSVFNIPLTLVAYSSSVVPILLTVWAQSYIEPFFKRVIPNAVKIIFVPMFTILVVGFISLTALGPLGSFFGTYLAMGFDFLGSHGAWVVIFIIATFWPLLVMFGLHHSIVPLSLAQITTLGYENIIGPGAMISNISQGVAALIVSWRTKDTVSKQISTTSGITGLMGITEAALYGVNLPKKYPLVAAMIGSAAGGLYAGVMKVSRYATGSSGLPAIPLYIGENIWNFYNILIALLITTVITAVLTYLLTLKYEKETSEQNKVTTNDKIITLKNTVITSPIKGEMIPLKDVQDAAFSTEAMGKGVAIEPSEGKVVAPFDGKIVSLFPKKHAIGLLSDDGVEILIHIGLNTVKLNGKYFEAHVEEGQRITKGQTLITFDLEKIREEGYVTQTPVIVTNTYSYADVLTNNSSAVTDFNNELLVLIV